The segment gaaattgttGTGTTATTTTGCCCCTATTGCTCGAAACGGTACATAAAACATGTctgtgttttattatttttttttcagtactttttgtgtgtaaatatTGGCTGCGATGAACGTTGTGCGTTGTCcttgccattaaatttaacgaCTTACGAGGTTTTTAGATTTCTTTTGGGACAGAAAATGATGGAATATCGTCTAAAATGGAGGTTTTactcagaaatttttatttgaaattttagatttttcgtaaaaatttatttaaatcttaattttttgataaaattttagacctGACATTCGATAAAAACTTgtaacgaataaaaattaagcaaaaaagtaCATAATACGATTAGAATGTTGAACATTAGAGGGGATTTTGTGTGTAATTTTGACGCACTTCTACTTATTTTTTCTCCCTAACGAATAAAAatcgtcataaaaaaatttaacgggaAATCGTATTAAACTTCTGAACAACGGGAGAGATAAAAAGTAGAAGTGTGagtggataaaaaaattatcacgtaAAAAAAGCGATAAAATGGCGTTAATGGAAGGCGGttctatttgaaaatttatcaagtttttactgaatttataaaaagcttaattttagacatttttagttctttagagataatttttttcgataaatttttattttttcataatattttgaagaaaaaaatattcataatttttaataaaaaatatttcaaaaattaaaaaaaaaattattttaaaaattacataaaataatatttcttattaaattaatttaaattttttttataattgtttattttaaaaattttattttttttatttttttaaaaaaaattaaaaaatatattttttgattaagaaaataatttttataaattaattttaatttttttttatttttaattattttcacaatttttatttatactaaaaattaaaaaaaaatattaatcaaattatatttattttaattaaataaattattttatttatttttaatttatttattatttattttatttatttattttttataatttatgtatttaattttttatttatttttaattttattattttatatcaattaataactaattatttaatttttttaaaataaatctcgagtctttatttgatttttgatctattaattttaaaaacataacctcaaaaaatatctcaaagctaaaatttttattttttagccttttaaagcatgaaaattgattatattaataatttttttaatgaaaaagatcttatagaaaaatactaaaaatatgatttttacatattatttttaacaattttcgctTGATCTTTCAagaacataacctcaaaatataaaaaattctttgataaataaaaaattaaacaacaagCCAACTTTTCAAATGCTTCTCCTAAAAACATCTAATCTGACTCATCATTTATGCATCTAATACTGACTTTTTCTTACTCATcagctaaataaatatttattaagacacgaaaaaaataaaaaagtagattacgaataaaaacaaaagacaaaaaaaaaatgctgataAACCTGATTATTCCCATTATTACTGAATATTGATTCAAAATccataaacaaaaacacaaaaatacaatttcatggaaaaaaaatatagacaaTAAATAGCTGCAAGCTATTAAAAACACATACAGAACTAATCAGACGTTTTCGTATATTATTtgcttgttttgttatttttatttattttttgtacagacAATTTTTCTATAGAGCTTATACGTGAGTCTTGTGTTTGTTTATGATTATTAGtcattttttctgattttttttcttcataataaataataacaataattattgtttattgaaattttatcatttttttgtctggATGTCTCgagaaaaattcttagaatattttttaaatggcaaaaaaaaatttttaatccatttttattttttaaaaatattgataaaagtcAATTTCGAGCAAATTCTTGTTTGTTCAAGTTACAAccttcaaaaaatagaaaaaaatacatgaaaccGACTTTACAAGTTTATTATGACATCGTTTGTACTTTAaactctaatatttttttttgttatcctTTCTATtcgtcattttattattttttttgtgtttttttcattattggtCATCTAATCCCTTATCACAAtggaattttgttgttttccatGAATGGTCGTGATTGCACAACATTCATTAGTATTGTGGATCGTTTTACCTGAGAAATTTCTTCGAcccagatttttgaaaaatttttgttgggaagacaataaaaaataaaagggtaAAAGGTTTTTTATGAGACATTTTGTCCttgcttgtaaaaaaattagatctgtaacaaaaatttagttgttcacgaaaaaaatgggaCCTTTGTaccttttgtcttttttcttcttgttttcgAAATGAGAACTAGAACTGGAATaatgtattcaaaaaaataaaaatttgtcctctaaaaaatttgagttatgacctaattttttgcttttcttcataaattctGATTTCTTAGAAGatcgaattttaaaagtaattttttttaagttaaaaaaaaattaaaaaaaataagttgtaaaaaacaatttttttagacaaccATGAAATTGCTTAAGAAgtcattttctaataaaaaatattttttttaataaaataaataaataaatcgcatCCGGAAACCTGAGGTTGCAAATCGGATGATGGATCAAATGCAcccgaaaattgaataaaaaaaatatcattcatcatattttttgatctttttctttatatttagtcaagaaatgaattgaattgagaTAGATCTTTAAGGATTATGGAcacacttcaatttttttgcatttcattgTTATTGTTGCGTTTTGAAGTAACAAGATACACAAACAATTCAATTtcgatttgaactttttttccatttttttttttttgaggaattaaGAACGTGGTCAGTGTGCATTTAAATggcaattgttatttttttttctttaattcatcaagatttttttaaaggaattttttatatttttttttttagaattttaaataaaagatgaatttgaagtcaattttttctatttttattaaaatttttttttttttagcaaaattatttttatttttattaaaaataatttcaaaaaaaaaattataattaatttaatatttaattatttaattttaaattaatttgagtaattttaataatttataatttaaaaatttgatttttcgatttttttttatttaatttttaatttttaattaattaaattaaattaaataaaaaattaaattcaaacaaatttaattaatttaaaaaaaattaaattattaaaattatttatctacaaaaaattttttttcgaaaactgcaatttttgataaatatatgataatttttaattaaaattttaataaaaaataattaattaattatatttaattttattaattaattaattaaaaatcttaatctatattttaaaaaaattataataaaaaaaaaataaattgttaaataattaccTTCTTTCCGTCACTTGTTATTGTCTCCTTCCTTCTTCTTTATattcaaagaattattttttttatttttaaaaataacttgcaTTTAATTCcagatttaattgattttgacagttatcGCTTTCATTTAAGTCATTCGAACACTTTTactgttttgttgtttttttatatatttcgttttttgctgcaattattattaatcaaCGTCACATAAActttaattgaagaaattttttaaattttttttttcaagttcaatatcggtcgaatttttgtttttattcacaaataattttttttattttttgtatgatttttttttttgtaataaaaaaataaaaatattcaattttgagaacacaattttttattcgtaaaaatatgACCTTTTGCGTTGCCAATTAGAATAAGACTGAGACGATTTTTTTCGAGCACGCAccacaaaaaagtaatttttaaaaattgtcatagGTCCTTTTTAGGCGTGTAGATGCACGTACGTCTATCGTAGTTGCTATCaatgaaaaccaaaaatattctgtaaaaaaaatgtttgtgtcGATGTGTGTGTGAGTAAGGGTGCTATTTTTTGTCCGTGCaggggaaaaatttttgtcgataAGGGGAATGATTCAGCCAATGCCGTTGCGTGAAGTTCTCCTTCATCTTCGCACGTGCATCGTATCATTACGCATTGGAaagattcctttttttttgaaatatcctttaaattaatattaataatttccttaattgatttataattttttaaaaatttatttaattatttttttattgaatttatttttatttatttcattaatttattttttttaatattatttaattcaattttttattttaatttttttttattattaattattttttttattaactttaaatatttttaaatattattttatttttttttattaaaattaaaaaaactaattattaaattaaattaaattgaaaatcctatttttatttaattctttttttaattttttaattcttttttttataatttaatatatttatttaattttttttaaaattattttttttaaagaaatttaaagatttttgattttagaaaatattaaaaatttttttttaatttttttttattttaattaaactaaatttattataaatttttaaaaatataaaataatttttttaattaaaaaattttttttatttattattttctaatcctatttttgaatttaattttatttaattaatttatttattaattttttaaaaatatttttatttatttttttttaataaaattttctgaagaaaagTAGCGCAcgcgcaaaatttttaagcaacaaagtaaaattttttgcttacgaaaaaaaaaatctcgcacAGCATGCAACTGAACTTAATGActaataaagtaaattttaatttatttgaaacaatTATGCGAGCAATGTCCACGAGTAATTTGAGtgataaataaagtaattgcATGTATTGCCACAATTATTCTCGaggttttttttcgcaaagaaagaaagaaaaaggtTGCAAGTAGGATAAAATACGGCGATTCTGTTTGCAAAATAGGCACAGCATGGATTTTGTGAGCAAACGAGAAACAAACAGAGAAAGTATTCGAGCCGCGGCGTGAAGTAGTTGCCTCTGTGTGTAACGCATGAACAGAGAGATAGGTTAATGAAGCTGCGTTTTATGAGTCTGTTCGACTAGACAAGAGCAATTAATTCGGGTTTTTGATGCGATAACGAGAAGCAACATGTTGCGGAGGAGATTGTCGATTGACGTCGTCAATGAGTGtcgatctaaaattaaaaaatgtaaggaaaaaattaagaaattttagaatttaaaaaatttttattttttttgtacctgatttgataatttttgagactttatttgatttttttttcttaaaaaaatcatcatcattcaaaaataaaatttttgtttaatttttaatattttattattttttcaaatttaagaaaaaaatttaatttgaggtaatttatttttaaatcacaaaatttattttaaaaattatttttaaattcttcttttaatttttttaaaataattttttaataattaaattaatatttgcattttttgcctttttaaattttttaaaatattttaaattaatttaatttaataatttaaaaaaaaataattcacgagcaaaaaattaaatttttttaattttaaaaaaaaaaaattaatttattataaaataattgttatgaaaaataaataaaattttttaaattttttttgaaattttgaaaaaaataatattttaaaattttaaaatgttttttgtttattttttttttcaaaatttttctttaatttaaattttttatatttttttttaaatttacaaaattttaaaaaatgatttaaaaatttaaaatttaataaaatttatttttctttaatttttctcatttttaaattttttttttaaaaaaaattttttattattttaaattttaaaaaaataaaatttaataaaaaaaaacaattttaattttatttttttttaaatttcattaaaaaaaattatttaattattttaaaaaaataatttaaaaaaaaatataaaaaaaaaaattttttttaaaataaaataaataatttaaaatagtttttatttaaaataaaattttttaatttaaattttattttttctgactcacaaaaaaaatctttaaaaaatctcaacccacaaaaaaattcaacaaaaaattttatcactcCATTCACATTGTTTCtcaatactttaaaaaaaaaaatcatgaaaaaacatTCCATGTCATGTCagtatttaaacattaaaataaacaaaaaaaaacgattaacGTGATAgacacgaaaattaaaataaacctaATTTAAGAGAGCTAACTGATAACCGTTAtcgtttcattcataaatttattcccaattatttttcgctttttgctGCATGCAATTAACttcatgcaaaataatttttcgcaaaaaatatttcagagtTAAAGGTTTCCAAAGGTGTGTTGTTGTCAGGTTTTCGCTACTATGCGACTCATGTTTTAATAGTCGACTGCCTTTTAATGAATGCAAAAACACATTTCATGACAACTGTTTATTTTGCTGTGTGGCTCGttaaattgcaattaaaattgttttctgtTAATTATCCTTCGAAACTAACAaattaaagtttctttttattttttttttctgtgttagataacgaacgaacgacacctttttgtgtgttttacacttttttttcggtgattttcgtgttttcgatatgttttaattaaaaagttgtcgAATTAACAATGCTTACCAtcctcgaacaaaaaatttccaataagaaaaaatttcttcctcaaacgaaaaaaaattctcattaaaatcgacaaattacaaaattactgaGGATGTCCGATAATCACATGCGATTTCCATATAATTAGCGACGAAAGCATGTCGTTGCAAGTAAATTACCATTTTGCCTATTTATGCTTATGGTCATTCCATGAAACAACTTCCCGCAAGCGATCGCAGTGCAATTTAAGGAaagtataataaaattgtacgaaaaaagAGTGTTTTTGGTAACGATAACAATAAAAGcgtgataaaaatgataataaggCAGGCGCTATCATGTCATGCCAAACGGAGACACAGCCCGTAGCAATGAACGAAtggaaatgcaataaaaaaaaccaaacacTTTTATTAATGCGtttaaaatgtgcaaatatttatgcaaatatCTCTTCCTTGTAGTAAAGTAAATGTCTAGTCAATCTTAAGCAGGTTATGCAATCGTATTGTGCATATGCGTCGCGTATAtgtgcaacgaaaaaaaattatggtaaTTGTcgttaaattagaaaaaatggaatgaaagcgctttttaggtatttttaagatagatggcgctttgtataattttttttgattaaaataaaaaaaaaatttaaattaaataaaaaattaattcttaaaaaaaaataatttaataaaaagaaatttagctAATAATggcgtaaataatttttttgataaaataaaaaaaaaatttaattaaaaatttaaaatttaagttaaaaaaaaattttaagttgaaaatttattttttgaaatcaagttttttttcggttttttttattgaagtaaaaaaaatttaaataaaattaataaaaaaattaatttcttaaaattttacccaatAGATGTCGCTTTTTGAATTACCTTTAAAGGAGTTTtaacaatagatggcgctttatataaaaattttttaattaaaataaagaaaatttataaaattaattaaaaaaattattttataaagttttatctaataagtgtcaaaatttgaaaaaaaaatttgtcgatagatggcgctttatttcaaaaatttatgaaatatcttcacttgagcaaaaaaaattttttgattatttttaaattttttgttttatcaaattttaacccaAAGGTGtcgcattttttgtaaaaattttgacgatagatggcgctttatatgaaaaattatttattttagttgaatcattttaattaaagtagaaaaaatttctggtataaattattaaaaattttagtttcttaaatttttactcaatagAGGTCgctttttaatagtttttgaagattttgtcCGTCAGAGGGCGttttgatatatattttttataatatacaaataaattttggtaaaaataataataattaaaaaagcttcttatttgtttttgtccaaattttactaaaattactttttttttaaattttttaaaagtttaactgttaagttttttaaatattaaataaacatcaaatttaaactgaaattttaatttttcaaaaaaaaaaataaaaatatttaattttttttttttaaatattcattagatgtcgcttttgaaggaaaaatgtgaaatttttcaaactctattattttttaaccttttttttaattttcaacttttaaatattaaaaactcacaGGCATTTTAtcaacatgaaattttaaaaaatatttttttaaataaaaaaaaattaaattacatctttttataaaagttatctaaaatttatccATCAGAtgtctcttttaatttttttttattttaaattaaataggcttaaaaattaatattttaaattatcaaatatttcttttagatatttttttacatagatggcgctttatttttaattttttaaataaaatataacaaacttaaattttgccgccagatgtcacttttttcaattatttctttatgttgttgaaatttttcttttttttgtttttaaattatttattttgaaaaattttacatccaaaaaaaaatctttaaaaaaaattatccaacaGATGTCgctttaaaaactcaaattttacatttaatctCATCACGAATGTCTTTCAATCCCTAAACAAACCATCTTCGTAAATACTACCGAAGCGTATGTTAGTAACCATGTTTTGATACTTAATACGGCAATCTCCGTACACTCCATCGCCACACTCTCGGACATCATCATTACAAATGTAACAGAAAAATCGTGCatattttaacacttttttttcgctacgtGCCTTGCTCCGCCGCCGCCGCACGactcatttgaattttatctcCGTCGCAATATCTTCGCATGGAAATCAAAAGATAATCAATCAAATGTACACTCACTACTCACTTTATTCAAAATAGATGACAATTTTAATGTCCTGCTCGTTAAAATATTCACCGCGTGACTGATGCGCGATCGGATTTCCATAAAAAGCGAGAaaagagagcaaaaaataaaaattaagtcattCGAAATAAGGTTGATCGTTAATCATGCCGTTGTTGGTTTATTCTAAAATCTATTGTTGGGCTTTTATTGTATCATTTACATTCAAATATAGGAAAAATATCGTGAAGCGAAGAAAataatcgtaataataatttaattgatatccCACTGTTTTGTCTGATAACTTTTTACTATTATtcgttattttatgaaaaacacccacattttctattattttttttttctattttttcttctaaaattgataaaactctacaaaacaataaaatagcGAATCATAACTTAAATGTCAGTTTTGAAAGTGCACTCGCCTCGCATTTGTCTAAAACTCTTAAGCTAAACACCGTTAATGACCACACACTACAATTGCGTGGATGAGGCAATTAACTtactttttatacaaaaaaaaaatttctcatatttaaaacattgtaaaaaagtgtaaaatataattttaaatacaatttattaaaaattatcatacacacacttttttattattgaattattttgcaataaattatcAGAAGCGGCGATAACGATAAACTATAtacaagtttaaatttatgcaaagtTTAACTTGACCATCATTACTCAAAGTTACTTCACGAGGAATTGCCCGGCTTAtgcaaaatacgaaaaaaaaacataaaaaaacgtaACTAGTCTTCTATATATGTATGAAGTAATATTATTGCGgttatgtattattattattattttgatacacataaaatttgtatgtgtgtaaaaataaatatagtttaaaggtaataataataatatttcaataaaaaattgaaagtatttgtaaaaaaaaattttaatgcaaaatctgtaatttttgtatagtttatgatataaataatataattcaaGTTTTCTTCAGATAATCATCGTATTATTTTATGGCATGAAATTTAGACAAGAAGGAATTATTTGTCGTCGTAAATTGATATAATATTCCTTTTAAAGTATAATATTTGCTAATATTggattagttttttaaaattattaatattaaattattatacttACCCTTTTTAGTATTATATTGCTTAACTTCTGTTTAATAATGTATATTATTTGTACAGATTTTTAcctgatttttatgaaaaaatataaaattattaattttaattttatatttttgtataaaatgtatatttttataattattataatgtttattataattaaaagttattattttgtacaaaattataatCACTTTATAATCACACTttataatcattaaaataatatacaatttgtacaaaaataaattaaaattaataatatgttttttaaaaataattattttttttaatattttgtataatatgtttttttttacaattattataaagtttaaaataattgaatattttttttttgtatgaaattattataaatgatattttttttaattattataaactctaaaacatttataaaaatatacattttatacaaaatataaaataaaattaataatatatattttaaaaaattttatattattattataaaaaaaaataattaaaaaaattattttttaaaatatttattattaatttcgaatatttttgcataaaatgcatattattttataattggtgcattccattctaaaaaatactgaaatcccggattttaaatttaccgatttttccataaaacagtaatagaaatgaaaaactgaataatttatcgtgatgtccatcaaaaaagaagaaatttttgctttggcgaaatttttttacccttatttttaaaaattttatgatacttttaaaaaatttttatcgcaaaatatatgaaaaatccgtgtagcgaaaaaaaggtcaaaatttcaagtttattattttaaaatttttgttcaccaggattgtttgtcatctcgagtacataaatttttgccatgGAACATATGGTTGAAAACGAACTGTTTGgtcagaaaagccaaaaatgtgatatttttgcgtttttaaaaaattttgaaccattgataaaaatttttaaaataagtcgaAAATATATGTTGTCTtagcaaaagtttcttattttcgGATGGACATCAAGATAAGATAATAAGATCTGTACTTTtataggtaaatttaaaatccgggatttcggtattttttagaatggaatgcaccaattattttaaagtatatAATAACTAAAagttatcattttaaataaaattatggttgataataacttttcaaattattataaactaaaaataattataaaaaatacattttatacaaaatatatataaaaataaataatataatatttaaaaaaattatcaattatattaattttttatatatttgtataaaatattaactttaataatgataagaaaaattatcttcattatacaagttaatattttatacaaaatattaaaaattataataattaacatacacgttgataaaaataaaacaaaaaaattctttttcataAAGTATCTGAttctttatttcaaatatttcagaGTAAAAAATTGGCactttttatacaattaaTTGTATATAATTTCTCATGTTGTAATAATTTAGTGATTAATTTCGTGTCAAAATatatccaaaaaataaatatttctttttaacagTTCTTTATAATATTAAGACCATAGgaacatatatattattatttaatattattatttaaagtatCAAGTAACACTAATATAATACAAatacatttatatataatgtataataaaaaataattatcaaatttatcttaaacacattttcttctgtttttacatgattttacgtaataatattaagaaaatgtgtttttttttgttaaatgtctaaaagtataaataataattgaatataaattatcttaaaattttatataatatttttttcgtatacttactgtatttacataaaaaagaagaagaagaagagtaaaaataatttaaaatctaaatatcaCAAACATGCTTCTTCACGGTAGCAAGGTGCTTTAAAAATGCTGTCACATCAAATGACGGGCCATTTTTTCGCATGTAATTTTAtcgtcatcattattattatccgtATACTATTATATACTTAATGATGGTCGTTTTTTTCGATCacctttgttgttgttgtttttcccGAATATATTGCCAAGTGCctgaaatgttattttttgtaaatcaatttttgacatgtttttttgttaaatgatTGAACGTACCTTTGATACACTATTGACACCCAATTTACGTCGAATTGGTAACGCCCGTAGTAGCTGGGCAGATCGTGCCTCACGCAGCAACGATTGAAACGCTAACGAGACGCCGGCATAATTTTCGGCAGCTGATACTTCGTAAAATTGGCATGAATAGTGAAATGAGAGTTCGTGTCCATCGTTTACTGTtatttgtctgaaaaaaacaagatggcggatttttttaaaaatctaacctcaattttgatcttttgtgatcttttgatcttttaaatttttttaagatcttttaacaaaaaattacctcgAATGATCTAAATCTCTTTTGTTTCCGAGCAGCAAAGTTGTGTAGTACGAAGGTAGTTTCAGCTTCGATAATTGCAACAAATATTCCGAGGCATCGGCGAAACTATTGCGATCGCATATCGAGTAGACAACCACAAAAGCGTCGCCCCATCTTAAATGCTCGTACAAGCAGCCAGTCTTCTGTaaagaaatgaacaaaatattataaatgacATTGATGATGACAAAGTTGTCGATTGTCAAGGCGAAGTTCTTATTGGAgcggaaaatatattttatttatcgcgtagaatcttcttcgtcttcttgaACGAGAAataaacaatacaaaaaaacgaaactttgTATTTAGAcgcaaaatttatgcaaacatATCCAATTCCGGCGAATGGAAGACCTAATTTCCCATATTTGAACGAAACAGACCAATTATACTGTTTTTTATCGATTAAAGCTGTTTGGAATtgcgacaaaatttttttacgagaaattAAAGGAAGCAAAGCGAAATAACgacagataaatttta is part of the Culicoides brevitarsis isolate CSIRO-B50_1 chromosome 3, AGI_CSIRO_Cbre_v1, whole genome shotgun sequence genome and harbors:
- the LOC134835649 gene encoding ras-related and estrogen-regulated growth inhibitor-like, yielding MTNLNKIKVVVLGSPRVGKSAVTVRYLTKRYIGEYSSTSDFLYRHNVTFDNVTTEVEILDTSKCAKTGCLYEHLRWGDAFVVVYSICDRNSFADASEYLLQLSKLKLPSYYTTLLLGNKRDLDHSRQITVNDGHELSFHYSCQFYEVSAAENYAGVSLAFQSLLREARSAQLLRALPIRRKLGVNSVSKALGNIFGKNNNNKGDRKKRPSLSI